A region from the Clostridium beijerinckii genome encodes:
- a CDS encoding alpha/beta hydrolase — translation MENRKVILIVILLLLGFIGVGCLFLFHDSRNKTNDNVSSENRKEDNKELASEEKNLEEEVNTEGVEKYKNFLLNNVLHSQTNGDIHYNVYIPESYDGSEPYALYLTLPGYEGLYFQGVGVNLRAEKFGFEAQKYNSNMIIVAPQLEDWGERSADQTIALVEYFLSNYNIDRTKVYANGYSGGGETMSIVLGKRPDLFTAYLHCSSKWDGAYEPVVDKHIPVYFAVGENDDYYGSGPTKEAYQKLHELYEAQGMTEEEINRLLVLDVKNHDYFVQRGAKDEHGGGALFAYDKDIMEWLLKK, via the coding sequence ATGGAAAATAGAAAAGTTATTTTGATTGTAATATTACTCCTTTTAGGCTTCATAGGTGTGGGATGCTTGTTTTTATTTCATGATTCACGAAATAAAACTAATGATAATGTTAGCAGTGAAAATAGAAAGGAAGACAATAAAGAACTCGCAAGTGAAGAAAAAAATCTCGAAGAGGAAGTTAATACGGAAGGAGTAGAAAAGTACAAAAATTTCTTACTAAATAATGTACTTCATTCGCAAACAAATGGTGATATTCATTATAACGTGTATATTCCTGAAAGCTATGATGGAAGCGAGCCATATGCATTGTATTTGACACTTCCTGGTTATGAAGGATTATATTTTCAAGGTGTTGGTGTAAATCTGCGTGCGGAGAAATTTGGATTCGAGGCACAAAAATATAATTCGAATATGATTATTGTTGCACCCCAACTTGAAGACTGGGGTGAGAGATCAGCTGATCAGACAATTGCGTTAGTAGAATATTTTCTTAGTAATTACAATATTGATCGAACAAAAGTATATGCCAACGGTTATTCAGGAGGTGGAGAAACCATGTCTATCGTGTTAGGAAAAAGACCGGATTTATTTACAGCATATCTGCATTGTAGTTCTAAATGGGATGGAGCTTATGAACCAGTCGTTGATAAACATATTCCGGTATATTTTGCAGTAGGTGAGAACGATGATTATTATGGTTCAGGGCCAACAAAAGAGGCATATCAGAAACTGCATGAATTATATGAAGCACAGGGAATGACAGAAGAAGAAATCAATCGGTTGTTAGTACTTGATGTGAAAAATCATGATTATTTTGTACAAAGGGGAGCTAAGGATGAACATGGTGGCGGTGCACTGTTTGCCTATGACAAAGATATCATGGAATGGCTGTTAAAAAAATAG
- a CDS encoding alpha/beta hydrolase, which translates to MKKPIINKNSYRSRNKSLSHRKWSLYHLLLLMVMSLLSGCSTGSESVSSSEENVVQEKVVSESADVQKNTKENNVMKAIKDTGAPGIRSKDIPFSYNAMSVKTEEPDNASDTVLTVKADAKNSQRLYLWEEGNVPAVTKYTENLGNYFDNPDFRPYLTSILVPEGTEIKGAMLLCAGGAFAFRGNLTDTVPVAEELAKLGFQCFVVDYRLRPYTQEEGALDLGRAVRFVRKNADIYGIDSADIGVMGFSAGGIQVGELLLNYDGLINGTALDSAYKTDELDEITADASAAGMIYSFYGRLSVASKDVEKLATSNLPPTYFCYGTGDPFVSEFEANIFALEQAGVPVRYQVLQNTPHGFGPYGGWIPQYAEWLTEVFAGN; encoded by the coding sequence ATGAAGAAACCCATCATCAACAAGAATTCTTATAGGAGTAGAAATAAATCATTGTCTCACAGAAAATGGAGTTTGTATCATCTGTTACTACTAATGGTGATGTCACTTCTATCTGGATGTAGTACAGGTTCCGAGTCTGTGAGTTCATCTGAAGAAAATGTTGTACAAGAGAAAGTTGTGTCAGAAAGCGCAGATGTTCAGAAAAATACAAAGGAGAATAATGTAATGAAAGCAATCAAAGATACTGGAGCACCGGGAATTCGATCTAAGGATATTCCATTTTCTTATAATGCAATGTCTGTTAAGACGGAAGAACCAGATAATGCTTCTGATACTGTTCTTACGGTAAAAGCAGATGCGAAAAACAGTCAGCGTTTATATCTTTGGGAAGAAGGAAATGTGCCGGCAGTAACAAAATACACAGAAAACCTTGGAAATTATTTTGATAATCCGGATTTTCGTCCGTATCTCACTTCTATTCTTGTTCCAGAAGGAACAGAGATCAAAGGCGCAATGTTACTCTGTGCTGGAGGAGCATTTGCATTTCGTGGTAATCTGACGGATACAGTCCCAGTGGCAGAGGAACTGGCAAAACTGGGCTTCCAGTGCTTTGTGGTAGATTATCGCTTACGTCCATATACGCAGGAGGAAGGTGCTCTGGATTTGGGAAGGGCAGTTCGTTTTGTAAGAAAGAATGCTGATATTTACGGAATTGACTCAGCTGATATTGGAGTTATGGGTTTCTCAGCAGGTGGCATACAGGTAGGCGAACTGTTGCTTAACTATGATGGACTTATCAATGGAACTGCACTTGATTCGGCTTATAAGACAGATGAATTAGATGAAATCACTGCTGATGCATCTGCTGCAGGAATGATTTATTCCTTTTATGGACGCCTAAGTGTTGCGTCTAAAGATGTAGAAAAGCTTGCTACATCAAATTTGCCACCTACGTATTTTTGTTATGGTACGGGTGACCCGTTTGTAAGTGAATTTGAAGCTAATATTTTTGCGTTGGAACAAGCTGGTGTGCCGGTAAGATATCAGGTACTGCAAAACACACCTCACGGATTTGGACCTTATGGCGGATGGATTCCACAGTATGCAGAATGGCTGACAGAGGTATTTGCAGGAAATTAG